The Tigriopus californicus strain San Diego chromosome 10, Tcal_SD_v2.1, whole genome shotgun sequence region TCGGAGAGGAGGCATACCATGGTTTCCACCTGTTCTTGCCAAACCATGGTCCAGAAATCGTTGAACGTATTCTTTGCAGGAGCTTGGGTGGCGATGAACTTGGGTGCGTGCTTGCTCAAGGCCTTGATATGACTGGCATTGATGTAGTCATCTTTGGTGGTGGGCAACTCCACTCTCGTCTGATCGTAAGGGAGGACATCATGAAAGCGGTTCTTCATGGGATAACATCGGGCCACAGCGATCGCGGAACCGTATTGGGGATCCTGATCGATCTTGCTGGTCATCAGTCGCCAGAGATTGTCCAAGATGGTCTTGCTTTGTCCACAATTGTCCAAGGTTGTCTTCAGGCCTTCGTACTCTTGCAGGAGTTTGTCCTGCACCGCTCGGTCTTCATAGGGGTCAAGTTTCTTGGCTTGGGCAATCTCCTCGGAGACCTGAGCCTCTTCTTTCTGCTCTTCGAGATCATGAGCGCTCATGACTTTAGGTTGGAGCACATCCGGTGCATTCGATGTCGGGGGTTTGTCCAATTCACTCAAGATATCCACACTGCTTTGAGGTCGGTTCTGATTCTCCGGGGGTTCCATTGGCTGGGGAGGCGGCTGAGCTGCCGGAACAGGCGCTTGAAAGCCGGTGGGCATGGGGACCACGGGCGCAACAATAGGCGGATTCGCCCGGGTCATTCCACTTCCTGAACCGGAGGGAGGCTCGGCACCCACGGGTGTAGAACTGACACTGGGCATTGGGGCCTTATTGTGGAACTCGATTGTCCCATAGCCCTGATTCGAGGACATCGAAGCCATTTGCGTTGGAGGTGGAGGATGCTGTGATCCAGGCATAGAAACTGTCGCTGGAGGAGCTGAATGTGTAACGTGTGGTCCAGGCATCATCGAGCCTTGTGGGGCATATGAATGACTGGGTAATCCATTATTAGGCTGCTGATGATGACGACCACCGGATCCTGCCCACTGGGTCGGTTGAGTCCCCGCTAGCAGAGGCGGTCTGGGTTGGTGATACGGTGTTCCAGAAAGACTGGGCGAGCCACCATATTGTGTTGGGTGGGCATGGCCTGAGGGTGCACTGTGGGACACTGTTGTCGGGGCCATTCCATAATTACTAGCACTCGGTGCTCCAGAGGCCATTGGGGATTGTGAATACGTGGGATATCCACTTGAGGCAAAACTAGTTGGTGCCTGAGAGAATCCCTGAGGGTGATAAGGTCCATTCAAAACGGGTGGGTGAGCTGGATGAGGAGCAGCATACGTGGACGCAGGCGGAGTATAAACCTGGGTATTGTAACCCACTGAGCCCATGGGGGGTCTTGGGGCTCCCatttgacttgaaacttgCGGCTGGGCCGGATATAGTGGTCCCACGCCATAAGCCGAGTTCATGGCGGGTCTCGGTTGATATTGCAGTCCAACATGAGGGGGCAGATTTGGCGTAGAAGAGCTGTGTGTGGCCCCACCTCCAATCACAGAGGGATACTGCATTCCAGGATGAGGTGCAGAAGTTGCGGTATACCCCGGATGAGTTCCAGCTACAGAAGTATTCATCGGCATCGGACTAGACGGATCCATGTAGGGCGAGCTCATCGCAGGTCTTTGAGGAACTTGAGATACTCCTGTTCCAGGGTAGTACTGTTGGCCGTGCAAAGGATTCGAGTTTGATGGCGGTCTGGCCGACCCTGGTGAACCCGACCCTGTTGCTGGCAAGTACGGTTGGCCATGAAAGGACGCAGAGCTTGCTGGTAGCCTTTGGGGCGCGGTTCCAGGGTAATAGCTTTGTCCATTGAATGAACTCGAGCTCATAGGTGTTTGGGGTCTTTGGGGAGGCAAACCTCCCACTGAAAGGCCAAACGCATTCATGGATTGACTTGACTGTGGATACGGATACGAATGGCTCTGTGTTGGTTGGGGTTGATTGGAATGTAAGGATTGAAGCCCCGGGGATGATGAATCCCCGGCTAATTGGGATCCATTACTCGACCAAGTTTGCCCTGAAAATTGATTGGGAGCACCGCCTAAAGAAGGCGAGGGCGAGGGTGAAGGCGAAGGAGAAGGCGAGGGCCTAACATGGTGCACCGGGCTAGAGGCCTGGGGGGGCATCTGACTGGGATCGACCCCAATCCGTTGAAGGTCCTTGCGTTGCTCCATCACTTGCTTCAAAGTGAGTCTTTCGGGTCCGGCAGGTCTGGGATTCCCCATTCCAGCAGGTGGCATTCCTGGGGTGACCATGCCTTTGGCCTTCATGGCTTCTAATAACGTCCCCGGCTTGCCACCGCCAGATGCACTATTGGACGGTCCAGAATTCATGGAAGGGGCGCTCGGAGCGGATGCCGGAGGGAACCCCGCTTGGGCTCCCATGGGGCCATATTGACCCATTTGGAGATGGTGCATACCCCCGGGGAATCCTCCTACCCCTCCTCCCGAAGGCATTCGCTCATTGGCGTGGAATGAAGACACGTTTGGAGTGGATGCTGCGAGTCGGGCATCCCTCTCCTCTTGCTGAACCCTGACAACGCCTTTGACACGACTCAGGAGCTTCTGGACATTAGAGTCGAGCTTGTCGTAAAATTGTAGGCCTTTGGCAGCCTTGATTAGGAGGTCTTCATAGGCGCGGAATGAATCTAGAAGGCTGTCGATGAGGTCTTTGCGAGCGTCTTTGATGGTGCTCACCACTTTCCTGGTGGACGCGTAATTGGCGTTGATTTCGGTCAGAGCTCTCAAGATGTTATCCTGGGCCAACAGATTCTGACGTATCACTTTGACCTGTGGGTCGTACTTCTTCAGTTCCTTCTCAAACACTTCCAGTGCCTGCTCGGGCTTGGAAATGATCAATTTCCCCGTGATGTCGTCGCTGTGGACGTCTTGGCGAAATTTCTCTAAGAGCTGGGCCCTCTGTCCTCTCATCTCGTCCACTTTGCTCAGGATTCTTCGTACCTAAATACCACAGACACGGAATCAATAACCACCTTTgtatgattctttttttttttttggattgtaaTTGTAAAGCAGAATCCACCagccaagcaaccaaccaaatcACTCGCCCACTCAAGTGGGATTACTCACCTCGGCAATGTTCGCTTCGGATTCCTCGTCAATGTCGGCCATGGATGGGATCTCTTTCTGAAGTTCCTCCAAGggcttttgaagcaattgcaaATGCTTGATCCGGGTCTGAATGGCGCTGTGGAGGGTCTGATTCGACTCGGAGGCCATCTTGTGGGCATCCTTGTACTTGCTCAGCTCGGTGGTTAGC contains the following coding sequences:
- the LOC131887680 gene encoding tyrosine-protein phosphatase non-receptor type 23-like: MEACPKLPMLSFDYKISPDNANFTAKLRALIQEHYREDPNNYTHEISELEQLRANACIRPSLDIGGVSNIQKYYCQLHFLANRFKITEGQFELPWYDIYLGVVCNYTDINYEKAASLYNYGAVHSMLGSQDLRSTSEGMKVACTHYQCAAWAFHTLPDRYPTQMGSDLSTDLLAFLAQVCLAQAQECILEKSILDHRKHSIIAKVCAQVVEYYKAALRKIESSNSKNEDEPISECVGEKKSKSWTKYVEFKMTFYTTLSYLFMGFQSEESQKMGERVAYYKAASDTLEKTSKMIKGLDGSDKSVIVNCLNFTSDVVNGKYENSKKENEFVYHEKVPDLDSLPELKGASLVKGLGFEVTDPDISGPDIFNRIVPMEAHESSSLYSEEKAKLLRQIGDEIEEKDSELAVFMSSLQLEEVPNPGDDLGVPSELIECVAAFSVKNNQQDCIQRLTEAMGRIASISSDVESSIHEIEDILGNEKDEQTAYEAIVGTRPAPLNAELTTELSKYKDAHKMASESNQTLHSAIQTRIKHLQLLQKPLEELQKEIPSMADIDEESEANIAEVRRILSKVDEMRGQRAQLLEKFRQDVHSDDITGKLIISKPEQALEVFEKELKKYDPQVKVIRQNLLAQDNILRALTEINANYASTRKVVSTIKDARKDLIDSLLDSFRAYEDLLIKAAKGLQFYDKLDSNVQKLLSRVKGVVRVQQEERDARLAASTPNVSSFHANERMPSGGGVGGFPGGMHHLQMGQYGPMGAQAGFPPASAPSAPSMNSGPSNSASGGGKPGTLLEAMKAKGMVTPGMPPAGMGNPRPAGPERLTLKQVMEQRKDLQRIGVDPSQMPPQASSPVHHVRPSPSPSPSPSPSPSLGGAPNQFSGQTWSSNGSQLAGDSSSPGLQSLHSNQPQPTQSHSYPYPQSSQSMNAFGLSVGGLPPQRPQTPMSSSSFNGQSYYPGTAPQRLPASSASFHGQPYLPATGSGSPGSARPPSNSNPLHGQQYYPGTGVSQVPQRPAMSSPYMDPSSPMPMNTSVAGTHPGYTATSAPHPGMQYPSVIGGGATHSSSTPNLPPHVGLQYQPRPAMNSAYGVGPLYPAQPQVSSQMGAPRPPMGSVGYNTQVYTPPASTYAAPHPAHPPVLNGPYHPQGFSQAPTSFASSGYPTYSQSPMASGAPSASNYGMAPTTVSHSAPSGHAHPTQYGGSPSLSGTPYHQPRPPLLAGTQPTQWAGSGGRHHQQPNNGLPSHSYAPQGSMMPGPHVTHSAPPATVSMPGSQHPPPPTQMASMSSNQGYGTIEFHNKAPMPSVSSTPVGAEPPSGSGSGMTRANPPIVAPVVPMPTGFQAPVPAAQPPPQPMEPPENQNRPQSSVDILSELDKPPTSNAPDVLQPKVMSAHDLEEQKEEAQVSEEIAQAKKLDPYEDRAVQDKLLQEYEGLKTTLDNCGQSKTILDNLWRLMTSKIDQDPQYGSAIAVARCYPMKNRFHDVLPYDQTRVELPTTKDDYINASHIKALSKHAPKFIATQAPAKNTFNDFWTMVWQEQVETMVCLLSEADLAEAYWPKNRKEPLKVGQLEVTLQSVKVDGGKKTERIFTVLNQSTNTSRVVIHTMLCDYALESVVQLVMATLDYHAQQRVLAHPILVHCLGGSGKTALFLILAAALAEIKVGLECPTLIPDLTFIAAQISKQRKGVLKDKEHLRQAYMGVAWYCKDLLIKHGLLPPEPKKEEKRVAPPMAPIKPSEELERSMSNLDMSAPPTSGIFTTELRNLADVTDAGSTPTKKKTSKQDFLNPSKAVKETDPSDPLSQIDAFWTMKK